The genomic stretch GTCGAGGCCGGGCTCATGATCGGCGAGTTCTACCCGGGACCGCCGCCCAAGCCCGGCCTGTGGAACGCCGACTTCCGCCCGCTGAGCAGCCCGGTGCCGCTCCTGGCGATCAGGCAAATGGTGGCCACGGACCTGCCGTTCCTCAAGGACGACCCGCGGCAGGCGGCGGCCTACGCGGAGCGCTTCGGTGACCGATCGAGGGCGGCGATCGCCGCCGCGCGGGGCCGCTGACCGCTCGTGAGGAGCTCCATCGCGGCCCTGGTGTTGGCCCGGGCCGCGCCGTACGTGGCCAGGTAGACCGCGCTGCCCGGCCGCCAGATGGGCAACCCCATCTCGACGACGATCGTGTCGGGCCGGGCGGCGACCAGCGCGGAGACGAGCGCCCGGCTGTCGGCGTACCGGTGGGCGTCCTTGACCACCACCACCAGCGAGCGGCCTTTGGCGCGCTCCAGAAGCCGCTCGGAGACGGCTTCGGCCGGCGTGACCCGGACCACCTCGCCCTCGGGCAGCCACGGCGAGACGCCCCACGGGACGTCGCCGACCGCGATCGTCGGAGGGGTGTCGACCTCCACGACCAGCGGATCCGTCAGCGGGCCCGCGGACCCGTCGAGCCTGACCGCGCGCCTGGCGGCGTCCAGGCCGACGTCCGCGGGGTCGTCCCGCACGCTCGTCCCCGAGGCGAACCAGGCCCGCAGCCGGTCGGCCCGGGCCGCGGCCTCCTCCAGGCGCTCCGCCGGCAGCCGCCCGTCGCCGACGGCGGCCACGATCTCGGCGATGATCGCCAGGATCTCGTCGTAGCCCGGCTTCGGCCCCAGGCAGAGCAGGTCGGCCCCGGCCGCGAGCGACAGGGCGGCCCCTCTGGCGAGCCCGACTCCTTCGCTGATCGCGTGCATGTCGAGGGCGTCGCTGACCACCACGCCGTCGTAGCCGAGCTCCCCGCGGAGCAGCCCGGTGATCGCGGCCGGCGAGAGCGTGGCGGGCTGGTCGCCGGTCAGGGCGGGGACGGCGACGTGGGCGGTCATGACGGACCGCGCGCCGGCCTCGATGGCGGCCACGAACGGCACCAGCTCCCTGGACCGCAACACGTCCAGCGTGACGTCCACGACCGGGATGGCCAGGTGCGAGTCGACGGTGGTGGCGCCGTGGCCGGGGAAATGCTTGACGCACGCGGCGACCCCGGCCGACTGCAGGCCCTGGACCGCGGCCACCGTGTGCCTGGCGACCAGCTCGGCGTCGTCGCCGAACGCCCTGGTGCCGATCACCGGGTTGTCCTCGGCGGTGTTGACGTCGGCCGCGGGCGCCATGTCGAGGTTGACCCCGGCGGCGACCAGCTCGGAGCCGATGGCCCGGTAGACCCGGCGGGTGAGCTCGACGTCGTCCACGGCGCCGAGCGCGGCGTTGCCCGGGTAGGGGCTGCCGACGTGGTAGGCGAGCCGAGTGACGTCGCCGCCCTCCTCGTCCAGGGAGATGAACGGCTCGCCGGCCGCCCGCAGCGCCGCGGTGAGCCCGGCCACCTGGTCCGGCGCGGCCACGTTGAAGCCGAACAACGTGACGCCGCCGAGACCGCGCTCCAGCTCTCTCAGCACCCAGTCGGGCGCGGTGGTGCCGTCGAAGGCGACGAGCAGTGTGCCGGCCGCGAGACGGCGCAGCCCCCGATCACTCTGGCTCATGGCTCCTCATCAAAGTTCAGGGCACGGTCAGGGCACGGCCCGCGTGAGGGCCGCACCCTGACGTGCGTAAGGAAAGATCAGCCCTTCACGGCCCCGGCCACCAGGCCGGAGACCATGCGGCGCTGCACCAGCAGGAAGAAGGCGATGACCGGCAAGGTCATCAGCGTCGAGGTCGCCATGATGGCGCCCCAGTCGGTGCCCCGTTGCCCGAAGAAGAACTGCAGGGCCACCGGCATGGTGTAACCGGTCGTGTCCTTCATCAGGACCAGCGCGAAGATCAGGTCGTTCCACGCGGTGATGAACGAGAAGATGCTCGTCGCCACCAGCCCCGGCGCCACCAGCGGGAACAAGACCTTCCAGAAGGTGGTGAACCGGCTCGCGCCGTCGATCCACGCCGCCTCCTCCAGGGACTTGGGCACGGCGGCGACGAAGGTGCGCAACATCCAGATGCCGAACGGCAGCGTGAGGCCGACCTGGATCACGATCAGGCCGAGCAGGTTGTCGTACAGGCCCATCCGGCGGACGTTCAGGAACAACGGGATCAGCAGCGCCTCGGTCGGGATCATCTGCACGATGAGCAGGGTGATCAGGAAGCTGGTGCGGCCTTTGAACCGGAACCGCGCCACCGCGGTCGCCGCGAGCAGCGCGAACGCCGACCCGATGAGCACGGTGCCGAGCGCCACGATCGCGCTGTTGCGCATGTAGACCCAGATCGAGTTGCCCGCCACGCCGTCGGTGAGCACCTTGCCGACGTGCTCGAAGGTGAAGTGGGTGGGGAACGGGATGAA from Nonomuraea polychroma encodes the following:
- a CDS encoding glycoside hydrolase family 3 protein; this translates as MSQSDRGLRRLAAGTLLVAFDGTTAPDWVLRELERGLGGVTLFGFNVAAPDQVAGLTAALRAAGEPFISLDEEGGDVTRLAYHVGSPYPGNAALGAVDDVELTRRVYRAIGSELVAAGVNLDMAPAADVNTAEDNPVIGTRAFGDDAELVARHTVAAVQGLQSAGVAACVKHFPGHGATTVDSHLAIPVVDVTLDVLRSRELVPFVAAIEAGARSVMTAHVAVPALTGDQPATLSPAAITGLLRGELGYDGVVVSDALDMHAISEGVGLARGAALSLAAGADLLCLGPKPGYDEILAIIAEIVAAVGDGRLPAERLEEAAARADRLRAWFASGTSVRDDPADVGLDAARRAVRLDGSAGPLTDPLVVEVDTPPTIAVGDVPWGVSPWLPEGEVVRVTPAEAVSERLLERAKGRSLVVVVKDAHRYADSRALVSALVAARPDTIVVEMGLPIWRPGSAVYLATYGAARANTRAAMELLTSGQRPRAAAIAALDRSPKRSA
- a CDS encoding carbohydrate ABC transporter permease produces the protein MTPLARKRLNKIALNTAGVLVFLFAVFPVYWMVSTSFKANDQIFTTDFIPFPTHFTFEHVGKVLTDGVAGNSIWVYMRNSAIVALGTVLIGSAFALLAATAVARFRFKGRTSFLITLLIVQMIPTEALLIPLFLNVRRMGLYDNLLGLIVIQVGLTLPFGIWMLRTFVAAVPKSLEEAAWIDGASRFTTFWKVLFPLVAPGLVATSIFSFITAWNDLIFALVLMKDTTGYTMPVALQFFFGQRGTDWGAIMATSTLMTLPVIAFFLLVQRRMVSGLVAGAVKG